A portion of the Desmodus rotundus isolate HL8 chromosome 8, HLdesRot8A.1, whole genome shotgun sequence genome contains these proteins:
- the BAALC gene encoding brain and acute leukemia cytoplasmic protein isoform X2: protein MGCGGSRADAIEPRYYESWTRETESTWLTYTDSDAPPSNAVPDSGPEVGGLHAVLVIYDSAILSQIPSIIMRAGPCNRWGLGQARAFVVPCRAWTALPGRCF, encoded by the exons ATGGGCTGCGGTGGGAGCAGGGCCGATGCCATTGAGCCCCGCTACTACGAGAGCTGGACTCGGGAGACCGAGTCCACCTGGCTCACCTACACCGACTCGGACGCGCCGCCCAGCAACGCCGTCCCGGACAGCGGCCCCGAGGTGGGCGGCCTGCACGCGG tGCTTGTTATTTATGACTCTGCCATCCTGAGTCAGATCCCATCAATCATCATGAGAGCTGGTCCCTGCAACAGGTGGGGCCTGGGACAAGCCCGCGCTTTTGTGGTGCCCTGTCGAGCGTGGACAGCCCTGCCAGGCAGGTGCTTCTGA